CGTCACCCTCGATGATGGTGAGGTTCCGGCCCTCGGCAAACGCCTTTCCCTCCGTCGTGACTTTTCCGGAGGTCACGAGGAAGCCTCCCACTGCGCCCTTAGCGGTCATAGCACCGAACAACTCCCGCACGACGGGTACCCCCACTTTGAGCGCTCTCCAGTGCTTGCACTGAACCAAGTAGGACTCGCCATCCTTTCTCAGGACCAGATCCACGCCGCCATCCGGGCCGCCACCCCCGTTCTCGGCCACGTTGTAACCTTGCTGCCGGAAGGCTTCGCCGATCAGGCGCTCAAAGTCTTGCCAGGATAGGTCTCGAACCGCCTGGAGGGAGGAGGCCGCCTCCAGAACCTTCTTGCTGCGGCGACGCTTGAGAAAGGAGGCAACCGCGGCGAAGGCAAATATGGTTGGTAGGGCGTACTGGCCGATGCCGGCAACAACCCGGAGTAGGCTCGAGCCCGCCGCGTGACCAATATCCGCCGCGTCCTTGGGCGAAACCATGTCCGAGGGCCCAGCCAGGGCATGTAGGAAAGCGTAGGAGAAGCCAGCAAGCAACACGCCTGCCCACCAGGGGAGAGACGCCGTCACCTCGAACAGGTCGTTGATAAGCGAGTTCTTTCGTCTACCCACCTTACGGAGCCTCCTTGGTGCTTCTCCTGACGTCCTGTGCGGCACCTTGTGGCCGTGAACCGTACTTGCAGGGCTAGTCTAGCTCAGGGCTTCAGACGGGGTGGTCAGTCGCATCCTTGCCTTACTTACCGGCCCTGGTGGTGGTGGTGGGCGGAGAGATCGAGACCAATTCCCTCGCCGTTGCGCCAATTTACAGAAACGACCGCCGTAGTGTACTCCGCACATTCAGGGGCTGCACTGTCGGGTGACCAGGGGCTATCCGTGGCAGCTCCATTTTGTCGTTTTCTGACGATATTCTCAGGGGGGCAAATGGGGGAAGCAAACCCATAACGTTGAGTTCCGCGGCACAGAACTGTTA
The Gammaproteobacteria bacterium DNA segment above includes these coding regions:
- a CDS encoding restriction endonuclease; the encoded protein is MGRRKNSLINDLFEVTASLPWWAGVLLAGFSYAFLHALAGPSDMVSPKDAADIGHAAGSSLLRVVAGIGQYALPTIFAFAAVASFLKRRRSKKVLEAASSLQAVRDLSWQDFERLIGEAFRQQGYNVAENGGGGPDGGVDLVLRKDGESYLVQCKHWRALKVGVPVVRELFGAMTAKGAVGGFLVTSGKVTTEGKAFAEGRNLTIIEGDGLGRMLGVASWISPSHILDTGAPGTASRCPKCGSEMVLRTAKKGANAGFTFLGCTRFPQCRGTRQA